One Oncorhynchus kisutch isolate 150728-3 linkage group LG13, Okis_V2, whole genome shotgun sequence DNA window includes the following coding sequences:
- the cpt2 gene encoding carnitine O-palmitoyltransferase 2, mitochondrial isoform X1: MANLLTMQFCATLRKPGNLKPLRSTSTALTNKRSYSSEDREYLHKSIVPTMHYQKSLPRLPVPKLEDTIKRYLAAQRPLLDDDQFSTTEKLARDFENGVGKQIHEELVAQDKQNKHTSYISAPWFDMYLSARDSVVLNFNPFMSFNPDPKTEYNNQLVRATNMVASAVRFMKTLRAGLLEPEVFHLNPAKSDTDSFKKLIRWVPSSLSWYGAFMVNAYPLDMSQYFRLFNATRIPKQGKDELFTDPKGRHLLVMRGGNMYVFDVMDRDGNLVKPAEIQAHLKHILSDPTPAAAHPLGLLTSENRDTWARLREKLLATGNGEVLGLVDSALFCLCLDDESMNDHIHISHNMLHGDGTNRWYDKSFSIIMAKCGNAAINFEHSWGDGVAVLRFQNEVFKDSTENPLVNPGSQPAAVDSASAVRRLQFNLDAELENGVIKAKENFHTAVSKLTIDAMQFMKGGKEQLKKKKLSPDAIAQLAFQMGFLRQYGQTVATYESCSTAAFRHGRTETIRPATIHTQRCAQAFVQQPGKHSVEQLIGMLSKCSKYHGQLTKEAAMAQGFDRHLFAMKYLANSKGQALHSLYQDPAYAAINHNILSTSTLTSPAVNLGGFAPVVPDGFGVGYGVHDEWIGCNVSSYPERNVHEFLQCVHKSLEDIFSVLEGKPLS, from the exons ATGGCGAATTTGCTCACCATGCAGTTTTGTGCCACACTCAGAAAACCTGGGAATCTGAAGCCTCTGAGAAGCACGTCTACAGCACTGACAAACAAACGAAGCTACAGCAGCGAAGATAGAGAGTACCTGCATAAAAGCATCGTGCCTACAATGCACTACCAGAAGAGTTTACCCag GCTACCAGTTCCAAAACTGGAGGATACAATCAAAAGGTATCTGGCTGCTCAGCGGCCTCTTCTAGATGACGACCAGTTCAG TACCACAGAGAAACTGGCCCGTGACTTTGAGAATGGAGTGGGGAAACAAATTCATGAGGAGCTGGTAGCGCAAGACAAGCAGAACAAGCACACCAGTTACATATCGG CCCCATGGTTTGACATGTACCTGTCAGCGCGGGACTCCGTAGTGCTGAACTTCAACCCCTTTATGTCCTTCAACCCGGACCCCAAGACTGAGTACAACAACCAGCTAGTGCGAGCAACCAACATGGTGGCCTCCGCTGTGCGCTTCATGAAGACTCTCCGCGCTGGACTCCTGGAACCCGAGGTGTTCCACCTGAACCCAGCTAAGAGCGACACGGACAGCTTCAAGAAACTCATCCGCTGggtcccctcctccctgtcctg GTATGGAGCCTTCATGGTGAATGCCTACCCTCTGGACATGTCTCAGTACTTCCGCCTCTTCAATGCGACCCGCATCCCCAAGCAAGGGAAAGATGAGCTCTTCACCGACCCAAAAGGACGCCACCTACTAGTTATGAGGGGAGGCAACATGTACGTGTTTGACGTGATGGACCGCGATGGGAACCTGGTTAAGCCAGCGGAGATCCAGGCCCACCTGAAGCACATCCTGTCGGACCCGACCCCGGCTGCGGCCCACCCCCTGGGGCTGCTGACCAGCGAGAACAGGGACACATGGGCCCGGCTGAGGGAGAAGCTCCTGGCCACTGGCAACGGAGAG GTGCTTGGTCTGGTGGACAGtgccctcttctgtctgtgcctGGACGACGAGAGCATGAACGACCACATCCACATCTCCCACAACATGCTGCACGGGGACGGCACCAACCGCTGGTATGACAAGTCCTTCAGTATCATCATGGCTAAATGCGGAAATGCCGCCATCAACTTCGAGCACTCGTGGGGCGACGGCGTGGCTGTTCTCCGCTTCCAGAACGAGGTGTTCAAGGATTCTACGGAGAACCCACTGGTGAACCCTGGCTCTCAGCCTGCAGCTGTGGACTCAGCCTCAGCCGTGAGGAGACTCCAGTTCAACCTAGACGCAGAGCTGGAGAACGGGGTCATCAAGGCCAAAGAGAACTTCCACACAGCTGTATCCAAGCTCACCATAGACGCCATGCAGTTCATGAAG GGCGGGAAGGAGCAGTTGAAGAAGAAGAAGCTGAGTCCGGATGCCATTGCTCAGCTAGCGTTCCAGATGGGATTCCTGAGGCAGTATGGGCAGACGGTGGCCACATACGAGTCCTGCAGCACCGCAGCATTCAGACATGGTCGTACAGAGACCATCCGGCCtgctacaatacacacacagcgCTGTGCTCAGGCCTTCGTGCAACAGCCAGGAAAACACAGCGTTGAGCAACTGATAGGCATGCTCAGCAAATGCTCCAAATATCACGGGCAGCTCACCAAAGAGGCAGCTATGG CCCAAGGCTTTGACCGGCATCTGTTTGCCATGAAGTACTTGGCCAACTCAAAGGGCCAAGCCCTAcacagcctgtaccaggacccAGCCTACGCCGCCATCAACCACAACATCCTCTCCACCAGCACCCTCACCAGCCCTGCTGTTAACCTGGGAGGCTTTGCCCCTGTGGTGCCCGATGGATTTGGGGTGGGCTACGGTGTCCATGATGAGTGGATCGGCTGCAATGTGTCTAGTTACCCAGAGCGTAATGTTCATGAGTTCCTGCAGTGTGTTCATAAGTCTCTGGAGGACATTTTCTCTGTTCTGGAAGGAAAGCCTCTCAGCTAA
- the cpt2 gene encoding carnitine O-palmitoyltransferase 2, mitochondrial isoform X2 gives MHYQKSLPRLPVPKLEDTIKRYLAAQRPLLDDDQFSTTEKLARDFENGVGKQIHEELVAQDKQNKHTSYISAPWFDMYLSARDSVVLNFNPFMSFNPDPKTEYNNQLVRATNMVASAVRFMKTLRAGLLEPEVFHLNPAKSDTDSFKKLIRWVPSSLSWYGAFMVNAYPLDMSQYFRLFNATRIPKQGKDELFTDPKGRHLLVMRGGNMYVFDVMDRDGNLVKPAEIQAHLKHILSDPTPAAAHPLGLLTSENRDTWARLREKLLATGNGEVLGLVDSALFCLCLDDESMNDHIHISHNMLHGDGTNRWYDKSFSIIMAKCGNAAINFEHSWGDGVAVLRFQNEVFKDSTENPLVNPGSQPAAVDSASAVRRLQFNLDAELENGVIKAKENFHTAVSKLTIDAMQFMKGGKEQLKKKKLSPDAIAQLAFQMGFLRQYGQTVATYESCSTAAFRHGRTETIRPATIHTQRCAQAFVQQPGKHSVEQLIGMLSKCSKYHGQLTKEAAMAQGFDRHLFAMKYLANSKGQALHSLYQDPAYAAINHNILSTSTLTSPAVNLGGFAPVVPDGFGVGYGVHDEWIGCNVSSYPERNVHEFLQCVHKSLEDIFSVLEGKPLS, from the exons ATGCACTACCAGAAGAGTTTACCCag GCTACCAGTTCCAAAACTGGAGGATACAATCAAAAGGTATCTGGCTGCTCAGCGGCCTCTTCTAGATGACGACCAGTTCAG TACCACAGAGAAACTGGCCCGTGACTTTGAGAATGGAGTGGGGAAACAAATTCATGAGGAGCTGGTAGCGCAAGACAAGCAGAACAAGCACACCAGTTACATATCGG CCCCATGGTTTGACATGTACCTGTCAGCGCGGGACTCCGTAGTGCTGAACTTCAACCCCTTTATGTCCTTCAACCCGGACCCCAAGACTGAGTACAACAACCAGCTAGTGCGAGCAACCAACATGGTGGCCTCCGCTGTGCGCTTCATGAAGACTCTCCGCGCTGGACTCCTGGAACCCGAGGTGTTCCACCTGAACCCAGCTAAGAGCGACACGGACAGCTTCAAGAAACTCATCCGCTGggtcccctcctccctgtcctg GTATGGAGCCTTCATGGTGAATGCCTACCCTCTGGACATGTCTCAGTACTTCCGCCTCTTCAATGCGACCCGCATCCCCAAGCAAGGGAAAGATGAGCTCTTCACCGACCCAAAAGGACGCCACCTACTAGTTATGAGGGGAGGCAACATGTACGTGTTTGACGTGATGGACCGCGATGGGAACCTGGTTAAGCCAGCGGAGATCCAGGCCCACCTGAAGCACATCCTGTCGGACCCGACCCCGGCTGCGGCCCACCCCCTGGGGCTGCTGACCAGCGAGAACAGGGACACATGGGCCCGGCTGAGGGAGAAGCTCCTGGCCACTGGCAACGGAGAG GTGCTTGGTCTGGTGGACAGtgccctcttctgtctgtgcctGGACGACGAGAGCATGAACGACCACATCCACATCTCCCACAACATGCTGCACGGGGACGGCACCAACCGCTGGTATGACAAGTCCTTCAGTATCATCATGGCTAAATGCGGAAATGCCGCCATCAACTTCGAGCACTCGTGGGGCGACGGCGTGGCTGTTCTCCGCTTCCAGAACGAGGTGTTCAAGGATTCTACGGAGAACCCACTGGTGAACCCTGGCTCTCAGCCTGCAGCTGTGGACTCAGCCTCAGCCGTGAGGAGACTCCAGTTCAACCTAGACGCAGAGCTGGAGAACGGGGTCATCAAGGCCAAAGAGAACTTCCACACAGCTGTATCCAAGCTCACCATAGACGCCATGCAGTTCATGAAG GGCGGGAAGGAGCAGTTGAAGAAGAAGAAGCTGAGTCCGGATGCCATTGCTCAGCTAGCGTTCCAGATGGGATTCCTGAGGCAGTATGGGCAGACGGTGGCCACATACGAGTCCTGCAGCACCGCAGCATTCAGACATGGTCGTACAGAGACCATCCGGCCtgctacaatacacacacagcgCTGTGCTCAGGCCTTCGTGCAACAGCCAGGAAAACACAGCGTTGAGCAACTGATAGGCATGCTCAGCAAATGCTCCAAATATCACGGGCAGCTCACCAAAGAGGCAGCTATGG CCCAAGGCTTTGACCGGCATCTGTTTGCCATGAAGTACTTGGCCAACTCAAAGGGCCAAGCCCTAcacagcctgtaccaggacccAGCCTACGCCGCCATCAACCACAACATCCTCTCCACCAGCACCCTCACCAGCCCTGCTGTTAACCTGGGAGGCTTTGCCCCTGTGGTGCCCGATGGATTTGGGGTGGGCTACGGTGTCCATGATGAGTGGATCGGCTGCAATGTGTCTAGTTACCCAGAGCGTAATGTTCATGAGTTCCTGCAGTGTGTTCATAAGTCTCTGGAGGACATTTTCTCTGTTCTGGAAGGAAAGCCTCTCAGCTAA
- the LOC109902812 gene encoding protein mago nashi homolog — MSTTDFYLRYYVGHKGKFGHEFLEFEFRPDGKLRYANNSNYKNDVMIRKEAYVHKSVMEELKRIIDDSEITKEDDALWPPPDRVGRQELEIVIGDEHISFTTSKIGSLIDVNQSKDPEGLRVFYYLVQDLKCLVFSLIGLHFKIKPI, encoded by the exons ATGTCAACAACTGACTTTTATTTGAGATATTATGTCGGGCACAAGGGCAAGTTTGGACACGAGTTCTTGGAATTTGAGTTTAGACCGGACG GTAAACTGAGGTACGCGAACAACAGCAACTACAAGAATGACGTCATGATCAGAAAAGAG GCCTATGTACACAAGAGTGTGATGGAGGAACTGAAGAGGATCATAGATGACAGTGAGATCACCAAGGAAGATGATGCATTGTGGCCGCCCCCAGACAGAGTGGGCAGACAG GAGCTGGAGATCGTCATTGGCGACGAGCACATTTCCTTCACAACTTCCAAGATCGGTTCCTTGATTGATGTCAACCAGTCAAA GGACCCAGAAGGCCTCCGCGTGTTCTACTACCTGGTTCAGGATTTGAAATGTCTCGTCTTCAGTCTCATTGGACTACACTTCAAGATCAAGCCCATCTAA